In Lotus japonicus ecotype B-129 chromosome 5, LjGifu_v1.2, one genomic interval encodes:
- the LOC130719508 gene encoding uncharacterized protein LOC130719508, protein MPILFPCLLSELIVKQHPHVVRVDEPQGKRPMLLKFDYRLFAGTHVPDIVLSAVKGSASTNGTQAVGASTYDVLAELRDVSKSLDVTIQACKIRKRNVDKLIKAMTQVPAAGAEEGNIEESTENVEDDNANVEEEEAQYETAREDDDESDRENEESTAEEKEDVTGSTSSSPRSTSL, encoded by the coding sequence ATGCCAATTCTATTTCCATGTCTATTGTCTGAACTAATTGTCAAACAACATCCTCATGTTGTGAGGGTTGATGAACCACAAGGTAAGAGACCTATGCTTCTCAAGTTTGATTATCGCTTGTTTGCTGGGACACATGTTCCAGACATTGTGCTATCTGCAGTAAAAGGTTCTGCCAGTACCAATGGTACTCAGGCAGTTGGTGCAAGCACATATGATGTTTTGGCTGAATTGAGGGATGTCTCCAAATCCTTAGATGTCACTATTCAGGCTTGCAAGATTAGGAAGCGGAATGTGGACAAGCTCATCAAAGCCATGACACAGGTTCCTGCTGCTGGTGCTGAGGAAGGTAATATTGAAGAATCTACTGAGAATGTTGAGGATGACAATGCTAATGTTGAGGAAGAAGAGGCTCAGTATGAAACTGCtagagaggatgatgatgagtcTGACAGGGAAAATGAGGAGTCTACTGCAGAAGAGAAGGAGGATGTAACTGGATCCACCAGTTCTAGCCCTCGTAGCACCTCtctttag